TTTATCTGCTTACAGACAATGTTTCCAAAGCGGGCAAATGTAAAAAAATATCCAAACCGAAAGACGCGATTGTTAAGTAATTTGTGAAAAGATTTCCAATGGGGTTTTCGACTACAACAGGAATGTGGTCAGGTGTTTACAGTTCAGGCTTCCACGGCATTTCTTCTGCATGAACCAAACGGGCCCAATATCGGCTGAGGACAAAGAGATAATCTGAGAGCCTGTTCAGGTAAACCAGGATGAGGGGATCTACCTGTTCCTGCAAGTTCAGAGCCACCGTTGCACGCTCTGCACGCCGGCAGACACACCTGGCAAGATGACACCAGGAGACAGCAGGATGACCACCCGGTAAAACAAAATGCTTCATCGGTGGCAAATGGCCTTCCATCTCATCAATCTTCCCCTCAAGAAAATTTATATCGTCCTGGGTAACTTTCGGGGTTTTCACATTTTTCT
The DNA window shown above is from Flavobacteriales bacterium and carries:
- a CDS encoding cob(I)yrinic acid a,c-diamide adenosyltransferase produces the protein MKIYTKGGDQGNTALFGGSRLPKSHIRIEAYGTVDELNAVIGMMRDQEVAAACKEELVRIQDRLFTLGSQLATDPTKKNVKTPKVTQDDINFLEGKIDEMEGHLPPMKHFVLPGGHPAVSWCHLARCVCRRAERATVALNLQEQVDPLILVYLNRLSDYLFVLSRYWARLVHAEEMPWKPEL